In the Elioraea tepida genome, one interval contains:
- a CDS encoding DUF2274 domain-containing protein, whose amino-acid sequence MPKLKLGPILDDRPVKLSVELPAELHRDLVAYAEALSRETGQQVEPKKLVAPMLARFLASDRAFRSARRPARWPRAPQPQPARDP is encoded by the coding sequence GCCGAAGTTGAAGCTCGGCCCCATCCTCGACGACCGTCCGGTGAAGCTCAGCGTGGAACTGCCTGCCGAACTGCACCGCGACCTGGTCGCCTACGCGGAAGCGCTCTCGCGTGAGACAGGGCAGCAGGTCGAGCCCAAGAAGCTCGTCGCGCCCATGCTGGCGCGATTCCTTGCGAGCGACCGGGCGTTCCGCTCGGCACGCCGGCCCGCGCGTTGGCCGCGCGCGCCGCAGCCTCAGCCAGCGCGCGATCCATGA